The Nitrospira sp. genome has a window encoding:
- a CDS encoding sigma-54 dependent transcriptional regulator has protein sequence MTWQLLLVEDEPSVREAFALRLSDQGYIVQTAGSGEEAFALLRSFEPDILILDLVMPNLSGLDVLARVKQTSPHLLVILLTARGTVKDAVEATKLGAFDFVAKSIDMEDLQHALRRATELLTLQRQVRLQSGQDAERYALDRIIARSPVTQAFLSQLRELANTDRVTVLLQGETGTGKQYMSRVIHYNSARGQKPCIEVDCPSIPRELFESELFGHEKGSFTGALGRKAGLIEMAEGGTVLFDEIGDLPLPLQAKLLRVIEERTLRRVGGSATIPVDVRFMAATNRNLKEAVAKGEFREDLYFRLNVVTLTVPPLRERGEDILPLAEQFMARSAVALKKPVRMIGESGKAVLRRYAFPGNVRELGNLIERAVLFCPGDSLEAGNFPADVQAEHSASPRTRPLHAPEAPAPDDPNNVHLTFRLGEQSLSDLEDRIIAEVLRRSDGNKTLAAKHLGITRWMLDRRRKT, from the coding sequence ATGACCTGGCAATTATTACTGGTAGAAGACGAGCCCTCGGTGCGCGAGGCCTTTGCCCTCCGGCTGAGCGATCAGGGCTATATCGTGCAAACCGCCGGCTCCGGCGAAGAGGCGTTCGCCCTGCTGCGCTCGTTTGAACCGGACATCCTCATTCTCGACCTGGTCATGCCGAACCTCTCGGGGCTCGACGTGCTGGCCCGGGTCAAACAGACATCCCCTCATCTGCTGGTCATTCTCTTGACGGCGAGGGGAACCGTCAAGGATGCGGTGGAAGCAACGAAGCTCGGCGCCTTCGACTTCGTCGCCAAGTCTATCGATATGGAGGACTTGCAGCATGCGCTCCGCCGCGCCACCGAACTGCTCACCCTGCAACGCCAGGTCCGGTTACAGAGCGGACAGGACGCGGAACGGTATGCGCTGGATCGGATTATCGCCAGGAGCCCCGTTACGCAGGCCTTCCTGAGTCAGCTCCGGGAACTGGCAAACACCGACCGAGTCACCGTGCTGCTCCAAGGCGAAACCGGCACCGGCAAACAGTATATGAGCCGCGTGATTCACTACAACAGCGCCAGGGGACAGAAGCCCTGCATCGAGGTGGACTGTCCGTCGATCCCCCGCGAGCTGTTCGAAAGCGAATTGTTCGGGCATGAAAAAGGATCATTCACCGGCGCCCTGGGACGAAAGGCCGGATTGATCGAGATGGCCGAGGGCGGAACGGTCCTCTTCGACGAGATCGGCGACCTGCCGCTCCCGTTACAGGCCAAGCTGCTCCGCGTCATCGAAGAACGGACCCTGCGCCGCGTCGGTGGGTCGGCGACCATCCCCGTGGATGTCCGGTTCATGGCGGCCACCAACCGCAATCTCAAAGAGGCCGTGGCCAAAGGCGAGTTCCGCGAGGATCTCTACTTCAGATTGAACGTCGTCACGTTGACCGTCCCGCCGCTGCGCGAACGAGGCGAAGACATCCTCCCCCTCGCCGAACAATTCATGGCCCGCTCCGCCGTCGCCCTCAAAAAGCCGGTGCGCATGATCGGAGAGAGCGGCAAGGCAGTCCTGCGCCGCTATGCCTTTCCTGGTAACGTTCGCGAATTGGGCAATCTCATCGAGCGGGCCGTGCTGTTCTGCCCGGGCGATTCGCTCGAAGCCGGGAATTTTCCAGCCGATGTGCAAGCCGAGCATTCCGCGAGTCCCCGCACAAGGCCCCTCCACGCACCGGAAGCTCCCGCTCCGGACGACCCGAACAACGTGCACCTGACGTTTCGACTCGGTGAACAGTCTCTCTCGGATTTGGAAGACCGCATCATCGCCGAAGTCCTTCGGCGTTCCGACGGCAATAAAACCCTTGCGGCCAAACACCTCGGCATCACCCGTTGGATGCTCGACCGGCGCCGAAAAACATAG
- a CDS encoding DUF190 domain-containing protein: MRGLTLHPMKEIKIIVQGDQLKFITELLDRTGATGYTIINNISGKGHHGFHEGHLLFNDTSSQVMVFTVVPEDKVEPILAGLGPLFNRHSGAMFVTDVAVSRRDHFASK; encoded by the coding sequence ATGAGAGGCCTGACACTGCATCCGATGAAAGAAATCAAGATCATCGTGCAAGGCGACCAGTTGAAGTTTATCACCGAGCTGTTGGACCGGACCGGAGCCACCGGTTATACGATCATCAACAATATCTCGGGCAAGGGCCATCACGGCTTTCACGAGGGGCATCTGCTGTTCAACGACACCAGCAGCCAGGTGATGGTGTTCACCGTCGTACCCGAAGACAAGGTGGAACCGATTCTGGCCGGCCTGGGCCCGCTCTTCAATCGGCATTCCGGCGCCATGTTCGTGACCGACGTGGCGGTCAGCCGGCGGGACCATTTTGCATCCAAGTGA
- a CDS encoding PAS domain S-box protein, with amino-acid sequence MPPAQPGSSREPAVAKPEVAAAEILAWVSDCIEGGLCLIARGILIFENAQFGELVETPAKEDLAPSKSGGSLRARLFADALAWNEESLGTRGTMTYHLTHRDGQPLIYDCRFNVVPYHEDTGVLLVLQNVTERTVLEHEASQVARFQTVLARIGTLAVSDASAQDLMNEAVRHTAQALGVELCKILIARESDDHLAVVAGIGLEEELIGKLTIEGGTHSQAGFAIRERVPVVVRDLRNETRFTPSKLLTEHGGIAGMCVPMLVEDRVYGVMTAHSKQVRDFTGKEQEFLCAVANTVATVLERRRRADTQRDLYHRLFMSAQDGIMLTDTDGRILEWNPALERMTGWRREEALGQRPGILKSGKHAPEFYDRLWQAIRAGQAFADRFVNRRKDGSEFLVWESVSPVKDRDGTTQFYMAILTDLSEREQMLEALRHTEQVKLVGQLAGGILHEVRNPLIGLGSLATHLAEQNQLPQSARDRCRLIAREAARIDELLESHLGQLRPRPFDLRPCDLPSLIDDTLALLRPNLSKQRIAVRKTMANNLPMVEASRAHLQQVCLNITMNAIDAMPDGGELAITIGPETKRGAGVLLRFSDTGKGIAPDNLQRIFEPFFTNGKAKGVGLGLTITHDIVERHGGQLSISSPPGSGAVVDVWLPVGTRGLA; translated from the coding sequence ATGCCGCCAGCACAACCCGGCAGTTCCCGCGAACCTGCCGTAGCAAAACCGGAAGTCGCCGCCGCTGAAATCCTGGCATGGGTCAGCGACTGCATCGAGGGTGGGCTCTGCCTGATCGCGCGCGGCATATTAATTTTCGAAAATGCGCAATTCGGCGAATTGGTGGAAACCCCGGCCAAGGAGGACCTTGCTCCATCGAAGTCCGGCGGCTCCCTGCGAGCACGGCTATTCGCCGACGCGCTCGCATGGAACGAGGAGTCGCTGGGGACTCGCGGGACCATGACCTATCACCTGACCCATCGTGACGGACAGCCACTGATTTATGACTGCCGATTCAACGTGGTCCCCTACCACGAAGATACCGGCGTGCTCCTCGTCCTGCAGAACGTGACGGAGCGGACCGTCCTCGAGCATGAAGCCTCCCAGGTCGCCCGATTCCAAACGGTGCTGGCCCGCATTGGAACCCTTGCCGTCAGCGACGCCTCGGCTCAAGACCTCATGAACGAGGCCGTGCGACATACGGCGCAAGCGCTGGGCGTCGAGCTCTGCAAGATCCTGATCGCCAGGGAGTCCGACGATCACCTCGCCGTCGTGGCGGGGATCGGCCTCGAAGAGGAGCTGATCGGCAAACTGACGATCGAAGGCGGCACGCATTCACAGGCCGGCTTTGCCATTCGCGAGCGCGTGCCCGTGGTCGTGCGGGACCTCCGGAATGAAACCCGGTTTACCCCTTCGAAGCTCCTCACCGAACATGGCGGCATCGCCGGCATGTGCGTCCCCATGCTCGTCGAGGACCGCGTCTACGGCGTCATGACGGCTCATTCGAAACAGGTCAGAGACTTCACCGGCAAAGAACAGGAATTCCTCTGCGCCGTTGCGAACACGGTGGCCACGGTCCTGGAACGGCGGCGGCGGGCCGACACGCAGCGGGATCTCTATCACCGGCTCTTCATGTCCGCGCAGGACGGCATCATGCTCACCGACACCGACGGCCGCATCCTGGAATGGAATCCCGCGCTCGAACGGATGACGGGCTGGCGTCGCGAAGAGGCCCTCGGGCAGCGTCCCGGCATCTTGAAATCCGGCAAACATGCGCCGGAGTTCTACGATCGACTCTGGCAAGCGATTCGCGCAGGCCAGGCGTTCGCCGACCGCTTCGTCAACCGGCGCAAAGACGGGTCTGAATTTCTGGTCTGGGAAAGCGTCAGCCCCGTGAAAGACCGGGACGGCACCACCCAATTCTATATGGCCATCCTCACCGACTTGAGCGAACGGGAACAGATGCTGGAAGCGCTGCGCCATACCGAACAGGTCAAGCTCGTCGGACAATTGGCCGGAGGGATCTTGCATGAAGTACGCAACCCCCTGATCGGCCTCGGCAGCCTCGCCACCCATCTGGCCGAGCAGAACCAGCTCCCCCAGTCCGCCAGAGACCGCTGCCGTCTTATCGCGCGCGAGGCGGCGCGGATCGACGAACTGCTCGAATCGCACCTGGGACAGCTGCGGCCGCGGCCGTTCGATCTCCGGCCCTGCGATCTGCCCTCGCTCATCGACGACACGCTGGCCCTGCTCCGTCCCAATCTGTCCAAGCAGCGCATCGCCGTCCGGAAGACGATGGCAAATAACCTGCCGATGGTCGAGGCCTCGCGCGCCCATCTTCAGCAAGTGTGTCTGAACATCACGATGAATGCGATCGACGCCATGCCGGACGGAGGCGAGCTGGCGATCACGATCGGGCCTGAAACCAAGCGCGGCGCCGGGGTGCTCCTCCGCTTCTCGGACACCGGCAAGGGCATCGCCCCGGACAACTTACAGCGGATTTTCGAACCCTTCTTCACCAACGGCAAGGCCAAGGGCGTCGGGCTCGGACTGACGATCACGCATGACATCGTCGAGCGCCATGGCGGGCAGCTGTCCATCAGCAGCCCGCCTGGCAGCGGCGCCGTGGTCGATGTATGGCTGCCCGTTGGAACACGAGGCCTCGCATGA
- a CDS encoding proton-conducting transporter membrane subunit: MDSIPILITIASPLLASIVTVLFGRLLGERVAQIGVAALTLSTGTALLSFYQIFGSDSLALTLPGLPALLTPALLYDRLAGIMVILISVVSLVIHVYSRQYMQGDPDYVRFFGLLGLLTFALLTLVTSGHLLWFFLAWHTVTWLLATFISFNRASAAARQAGRTTLLIQGFGDVALLLAILTLYAAFGTLDLTALFRALEAMPSRPTLWTGTPFESDAITSSTLLMVFAIMTKSAQFPFHIWLPGTIEAPTPVSAMLHAGIVNAGGFLVNRLAPLFGQSPTTLYILFVVGALTALIGASTMLTQSSIKRTLAYSTMGQMGYMVMECGLGAFALAIFHLCAHGLFKATLFLNSGDHIHKARTEYKLPEPRRVSDTPRFSFVPWGTGLAITLILPLLILLMTHGLVHISLFESQSTMIFLFFAWVTSAQAIFSLYRLNVAASWKVSLTMLATLTFIVLTYLWAGDAFTHFLYPAPAHVAAYFQAAAWHEGLFDAVIVASTLIIIGVWMLLYGKAHGYQPMLPAGFTTLHTRLYVGFLAGLYVEDLLRALRPGLKPLRAASRRPPG; this comes from the coding sequence ATGGACTCGATACCCATACTCATCACTATCGCATCTCCGTTACTCGCGAGCATCGTGACGGTCCTCTTCGGACGGCTGCTCGGCGAACGAGTTGCTCAAATAGGCGTGGCGGCGTTGACTCTTTCGACCGGGACCGCCCTCCTGTCCTTCTATCAGATCTTCGGCTCTGACTCTCTCGCTCTCACGCTCCCAGGGCTGCCGGCGCTGCTGACCCCCGCACTGCTTTACGATCGCCTGGCCGGAATCATGGTGATCCTCATCAGTGTCGTGAGCTTGGTGATCCACGTCTATTCCCGGCAGTATATGCAGGGCGATCCCGATTACGTCAGGTTCTTCGGGCTGCTCGGCCTGCTGACCTTCGCGCTCCTGACTCTGGTCACGAGCGGGCACCTCTTGTGGTTCTTCCTCGCCTGGCACACCGTGACCTGGCTGCTCGCCACATTCATTTCCTTTAACCGCGCCAGTGCCGCGGCCCGCCAAGCGGGACGGACGACTCTGCTGATCCAAGGGTTCGGAGATGTCGCACTCCTGCTGGCGATCCTGACACTCTATGCGGCCTTCGGCACACTTGATCTGACGGCGCTGTTCCGCGCACTCGAGGCGATGCCGAGCCGCCCGACCCTCTGGACCGGAACCCCGTTCGAATCGGATGCGATCACGAGCAGCACGCTGCTGATGGTCTTCGCGATTATGACCAAGTCCGCGCAGTTTCCGTTTCATATCTGGTTGCCCGGCACGATCGAAGCACCGACTCCTGTTTCGGCGATGTTGCATGCCGGCATCGTGAATGCCGGAGGATTTCTGGTGAACCGCCTGGCGCCGCTGTTCGGCCAGTCTCCGACCACGCTCTATATCTTGTTCGTGGTGGGCGCGCTCACCGCCTTGATCGGCGCCTCAACCATGCTGACCCAATCGAGCATCAAACGCACGCTCGCCTACTCGACCATGGGACAGATGGGCTATATGGTCATGGAATGCGGCCTGGGCGCCTTCGCCCTCGCCATCTTTCACCTGTGCGCCCACGGTCTTTTCAAAGCCACGCTGTTTTTGAATTCAGGCGATCACATCCACAAGGCGAGAACCGAGTACAAGCTGCCCGAGCCTCGCAGGGTCAGCGACACGCCGAGGTTCTCGTTCGTTCCCTGGGGAACCGGACTCGCCATCACGCTCATTCTGCCGCTCCTGATTCTACTGATGACCCACGGCCTGGTCCATATTTCCCTGTTCGAATCACAGAGCACCATGATCTTTCTGTTCTTCGCCTGGGTCACCTCGGCCCAGGCCATCTTCAGCCTCTACCGGCTGAACGTGGCCGCCTCCTGGAAAGTCTCGCTCACGATGCTCGCGACCCTGACCTTCATCGTCCTCACCTATCTCTGGGCCGGGGACGCCTTTACGCACTTCCTCTATCCGGCGCCGGCCCATGTCGCCGCCTATTTCCAAGCGGCCGCCTGGCACGAGGGCCTCTTCGATGCCGTCATCGTCGCGTCAACCCTGATCATCATCGGAGTCTGGATGCTGCTCTACGGCAAGGCGCACGGCTACCAGCCGATGCTCCCCGCAGGATTCACCACTCTGCACACGCGCCTCTACGTGGGGTTCCTCGCCGGCCTCTATGTCGAGGATCTGCTGCGGGCCCTGCGCCCGGGGCTCAAACCGTTACGTGCGGCGTCTCGTCGGCCGCCCGGCTGA
- a CDS encoding AsmA-like C-terminal domain-containing protein, whose translation MSRLRLFLVMVLALAVGVGTFLLFSNTLIGEDYLKEFVLQQLEESLGRKIEVHRAKFVIFPRIRVELTQVAIHDPNSDEVVFSAKRIDLVLRLLPLLRKQVVGKRLLVEDPVLTIHRNEAGHWNILDNTNQAATDQRTLDMMTRVFMIRQATVVNGSITVIDEGRPGGTRTLKLERVEGGMMIRPERAMADVHLSVAQTGQDGLSAVSLVGQIKRVERSDALTAEEPAAPAEPPPAATPTSVFQFEGQVDAANVVLRDVADFFGPRPVPEQLDGMVNVQGQVRIMPGLAGYDAVLSSMTARLNQLTLTGKANLAGLLTAQPTFAVTFNSSLVTLKELLNIIPAQWIHPQLPAVLAERQIDGKVQVVNATLTGSATSGPQLSVTGEFRVQEGQALLGEEHVLTKDLAGVIVVETGRVRAASFTGRYGAIQITEGKATVSFLEAGPWLELEITGSMAATDLVQLLAKTVKAEGFVHLLAGLRDVEGTALPTFRLVGPLNEPGGVTFAGGEIAARYISLTHPSLPERLTALQGKFVLADGGTRFEQVTGHLGDTILQVQGGLSGGPASVFQEFVVRANGDAGHIMRFVPAKVIPVGMFEGLLSAAVQLSGATTAPHVRGNVVLTESKVVVPNAIEKPIGAPAILEFEGNLTRANIATVTRVELVLPSVRIPVKGAIQIGDKFSIDATLATGELSLSGLPEWIAKGGFEAGNVEVSLDVKGKDTDWKTWKTTGWMAVTNGLVLVKGAGHIDDLYARVKLVRNGAEVKRLSFKVQDSDLALEATVRNWPAKPVITGKIESNQLDLDLVIPKGERSPMRELLETLASSSQVTMTASAARAHYRHLKFGGLTARITIQDGVLDIDRIGGDSTNGQVAGRVVVQLPAKAPAETEVSLRATGVSVEDLLRLTHADIQGVSGQVRLNGTIRGHGRNPHGVYPSLNGKTEVLLENGRILKSKERAIWKILSILNLPAVLQGKVDLDKEGLPYNRISATVAIQNGSFQTENLVVDSPILKITAAGNYDLPTDQLDMVVAVSPFGSYATFLKTIPLFGRIFAGERKGMTTAIFSIKGAVEDPEVTYLPMKSFTTGLSGLAQLAVDVLKNTLTLPMDLMTPNEEKPAAPELEFVPEGARTTP comes from the coding sequence GTGTCGCGTCTTCGGCTGTTTCTGGTCATGGTCTTGGCCCTCGCGGTGGGTGTCGGTACCTTCCTGCTCTTTTCCAATACGCTGATCGGCGAAGATTACCTGAAAGAGTTCGTCTTGCAGCAGCTTGAGGAAAGCCTCGGGCGCAAGATTGAGGTGCATCGCGCCAAGTTTGTCATCTTCCCGCGCATCCGCGTTGAACTCACCCAGGTTGCGATTCACGATCCCAATTCCGATGAGGTCGTGTTTTCGGCGAAGCGGATTGATCTCGTGCTTCGTCTGCTGCCCTTGTTGCGCAAGCAGGTGGTGGGGAAGCGGCTCCTGGTTGAAGATCCGGTCCTCACGATTCACCGGAATGAAGCCGGCCACTGGAACATTCTGGATAACACCAATCAGGCGGCGACGGATCAGCGCACGTTGGACATGATGACGCGCGTCTTCATGATCCGCCAGGCCACAGTCGTGAACGGGAGCATCACGGTCATCGATGAGGGCAGGCCCGGTGGGACCAGAACGCTGAAGCTGGAGCGGGTCGAAGGCGGGATGATGATTCGTCCGGAGCGCGCCATGGCCGACGTGCATCTGTCGGTGGCGCAGACCGGCCAGGATGGTCTGTCGGCCGTGTCTCTTGTAGGGCAAATCAAACGGGTCGAGCGGTCTGATGCGTTGACGGCTGAAGAGCCTGCGGCACCGGCAGAGCCGCCGCCTGCGGCGACACCCACGTCAGTGTTTCAGTTCGAGGGGCAGGTGGATGCCGCGAATGTGGTGCTGCGAGACGTGGCGGATTTCTTCGGTCCTCGGCCGGTCCCCGAACAATTGGACGGGATGGTGAATGTGCAAGGTCAGGTGCGGATCATGCCGGGCCTTGCCGGATACGATGCGGTGTTGTCGAGCATGACGGCGCGCCTAAATCAGCTTACGTTGACCGGCAAGGCCAATCTCGCGGGATTACTCACGGCGCAGCCGACCTTTGCCGTGACGTTTAACTCGTCGCTGGTCACGCTGAAGGAATTGCTCAACATCATCCCAGCTCAATGGATCCATCCCCAGCTCCCGGCGGTGTTGGCGGAGCGGCAGATCGACGGAAAAGTTCAGGTGGTCAATGCCACACTCACCGGATCGGCGACCTCGGGGCCGCAATTGTCGGTGACGGGAGAATTCCGTGTCCAAGAGGGACAAGCCTTGCTGGGAGAGGAGCACGTGCTCACCAAAGACCTGGCCGGGGTCATTGTCGTGGAGACCGGCCGTGTGCGGGCCGCGAGTTTCACCGGCAGGTATGGCGCCATTCAGATCACTGAGGGGAAGGCGACGGTGTCTTTTCTCGAAGCCGGACCGTGGCTGGAATTAGAAATCACCGGCAGCATGGCGGCCACCGATTTGGTGCAGCTGCTTGCCAAGACGGTCAAGGCCGAGGGGTTCGTGCATCTGCTGGCCGGTCTTCGCGATGTCGAAGGGACGGCTTTGCCGACGTTTCGGTTGGTGGGGCCGCTGAACGAACCCGGGGGCGTGACCTTTGCCGGGGGAGAGATCGCGGCCCGGTACATCAGTCTCACACATCCGTCTTTGCCGGAACGTCTGACGGCGCTTCAGGGGAAGTTTGTGTTAGCCGATGGCGGAACGCGATTTGAGCAGGTGACGGGGCATCTGGGCGATACGATTCTTCAGGTCCAGGGCGGCCTGTCAGGCGGGCCGGCGAGCGTGTTTCAAGAGTTCGTCGTTCGTGCGAACGGCGATGCCGGCCATATCATGCGATTTGTTCCCGCTAAGGTGATTCCGGTCGGGATGTTTGAAGGGCTGCTCAGTGCGGCCGTGCAGCTGAGCGGTGCCACGACGGCGCCGCATGTGCGCGGCAACGTGGTGTTGACGGAATCCAAGGTGGTGGTGCCGAACGCGATCGAGAAGCCGATCGGCGCTCCGGCAATCCTTGAGTTTGAGGGCAACCTGACGCGGGCGAACATCGCGACGGTCACACGCGTTGAGCTGGTCTTGCCCTCCGTGCGGATCCCCGTGAAGGGTGCGATTCAGATCGGAGACAAGTTTTCCATTGATGCGACGCTGGCCACGGGAGAATTGTCCTTGTCCGGTCTGCCTGAGTGGATTGCGAAGGGCGGGTTCGAAGCCGGCAATGTCGAGGTGTCGCTGGATGTAAAGGGGAAAGACACCGATTGGAAAACCTGGAAGACGACGGGATGGATGGCGGTGACGAACGGCCTGGTGCTGGTCAAGGGGGCCGGGCATATCGACGATCTGTATGCCCGGGTGAAATTGGTGCGGAATGGAGCGGAGGTGAAGCGGCTGTCGTTCAAGGTGCAGGACAGTGATCTGGCGTTGGAAGCGACGGTGCGGAACTGGCCGGCCAAACCGGTGATCACCGGCAAGATCGAGTCGAATCAGCTGGACCTCGACCTCGTGATTCCTAAAGGCGAGCGCTCGCCGATGCGGGAGTTGTTGGAGACATTGGCTTCTTCCAGCCAGGTCACTATGACGGCATCGGCTGCCCGGGCGCACTATCGGCATCTCAAGTTCGGCGGGCTGACGGCGCGGATCACGATTCAAGACGGCGTGCTGGATATCGATCGGATCGGCGGAGACTCGACCAACGGCCAAGTGGCCGGCCGGGTGGTCGTGCAGCTGCCTGCCAAAGCGCCGGCCGAGACAGAGGTTTCCCTGCGGGCTACCGGAGTCTCGGTCGAGGATCTCCTGCGGCTGACTCATGCGGACATCCAGGGCGTCTCGGGCCAGGTGCGGCTGAACGGGACCATCCGTGGGCATGGGCGTAATCCTCATGGGGTCTATCCTTCGCTGAATGGGAAAACCGAGGTATTGCTGGAGAATGGACGCATCTTGAAGTCGAAAGAGCGCGCGATTTGGAAAATCTTGAGCATCCTGAACCTTCCGGCGGTGCTGCAGGGGAAAGTGGATTTGGATAAAGAGGGCTTGCCCTATAATCGCATCTCCGCCACGGTGGCGATTCAAAACGGATCGTTCCAGACGGAGAATCTGGTCGTCGACAGTCCGATCCTCAAGATTACGGCGGCGGGCAACTACGATCTGCCTACGGATCAGCTAGATATGGTGGTGGCGGTCAGTCCCTTCGGGTCCTATGCCACGTTTCTCAAGACGATTCCCTTGTTCGGACGTATCTTTGCGGGTGAGCGCAAAGGGATGACCACAGCCATTTTTTCGATCAAGGGCGCCGTGGAAGATCCCGAGGTGACGTATCTACCGATGAAATCATTTACAACGGGGTTGTCAGGCCTGGCACAATTGGCTGTCGATGTGTTGAAGAACACACTGACACTTCCGATGGATCTCATGACGCCGAATGAGGAGAAGCCTGCCGCGCCTGAGCTTGAGTTTGTGCCGGAAGGCGCACGGACGACGCCTTGA
- a CDS encoding MFS transporter, with product MEFALEPLPSTRYNAGLHWIDLALHPHDSSDHDSPPLTRIRWVILGLLFAISVVTYIDRVNISVTARHMMPALGLTDQQMGFVFSAFVIGYALFQIPGGWLGDRWGARIILTLALLWWSVFTAWTAMAPASPLAGWLGIMGALALARFLLGVGEAVALPNFNRVVTDWLPAGERGLGIGIAIGGIGVGAAITPPITAWIMVNFGWQTAFYLSAVLGLGLAVIWWFIARNHPLEHPWITKRTTNRNTGTTATTGQAPSPSIPWAALRQTPTVWWLVLSYSCLGYVAYVYMSWFYLYLVNVRGFDILRGGFFASAPFLAILIFCPIGGWVTDRLAIRHGLTAGRRQAGMAGMLLAGCAIGLGAWIDSPYLAIASLSLGAGWLYFSVGAYWSSTSDLSKTHAGSLSGLMNMGANIGGAISPTVTPWIAEQWGWPLSLGTAALVAVLGGILWLWIDPEKGLAQEKC from the coding sequence ATGGAATTTGCGCTAGAGCCCCTGCCCTCGACTCGCTATAATGCCGGCCTCCACTGGATCGACTTAGCGTTGCACCCACACGATTCCTCTGATCATGACTCTCCGCCTCTCACGCGCATCCGCTGGGTGATTCTCGGGCTGCTCTTTGCCATTAGCGTCGTCACCTATATCGACCGCGTCAACATTTCCGTGACGGCCCGCCATATGATGCCGGCGCTGGGCCTGACCGATCAGCAGATGGGGTTTGTCTTTTCGGCCTTCGTCATCGGCTATGCCCTGTTTCAAATTCCCGGCGGCTGGCTCGGCGACCGCTGGGGCGCGCGGATCATTCTGACTCTGGCGCTGCTCTGGTGGTCCGTCTTCACCGCCTGGACCGCCATGGCTCCGGCCTCGCCGCTGGCCGGATGGCTCGGCATCATGGGCGCGCTCGCGCTTGCGCGTTTTCTATTGGGTGTCGGCGAAGCGGTGGCCTTGCCGAATTTCAATCGGGTCGTCACCGACTGGCTTCCGGCGGGAGAGCGCGGGCTCGGGATCGGCATCGCGATCGGAGGCATCGGCGTCGGCGCCGCCATCACCCCGCCCATCACCGCCTGGATCATGGTGAACTTCGGCTGGCAGACGGCCTTCTACCTGTCGGCCGTCCTCGGCTTAGGCCTCGCCGTCATCTGGTGGTTCATCGCGCGCAATCATCCGCTCGAGCATCCATGGATTACCAAGCGGACCACCAATCGAAACACCGGCACCACAGCCACAACCGGTCAGGCTCCATCCCCTTCTATTCCCTGGGCAGCGCTGCGACAGACTCCGACAGTCTGGTGGCTCGTCCTGAGTTATAGCTGCCTGGGCTATGTCGCCTATGTGTATATGTCCTGGTTCTATCTCTATCTCGTCAACGTGCGCGGCTTCGATATCCTGCGCGGCGGATTCTTCGCATCCGCGCCCTTCCTCGCGATTCTGATCTTTTGTCCAATCGGAGGCTGGGTCACGGATCGATTGGCCATCCGTCATGGACTCACGGCCGGTCGCCGACAGGCAGGTATGGCGGGAATGCTTCTCGCCGGCTGTGCGATCGGACTCGGCGCCTGGATCGATTCGCCCTATCTCGCCATCGCCAGTCTGTCGCTGGGCGCGGGCTGGCTCTACTTCAGCGTCGGCGCCTACTGGTCTTCCACCAGCGACTTGTCCAAGACACACGCCGGCAGTCTGTCGGGCTTGATGAACATGGGGGCCAATATCGGAGGGGCTATTTCTCCTACCGTCACGCCCTGGATTGCCGAACAGTGGGGTTGGCCCCTGTCGCTCGGCACCGCCGCGCTGGTTGCCGTCCTCGGCGGGATACTCTGGCTCTGGATCGACCCGGAAAAAGGTCTCGCGCAAGAGAAGTGCTGA
- a CDS encoding peptidylprolyl isomerase, whose protein sequence is MQFQKKDPRATIVTKFGEIKIRFYPDDAPRHVENFINLAKMGFFDGTTFHRVVPGFLIQGGDPFSKSPDRTTHGTGGPGYFLTPEPSDRPHKRGAVSMAKMPRESNSTRDFNDNGSQFFICVGDNSGLDRRYTVFGEIFRGIEVLDKIVAAARDAADNPIEPITMTVTVKE, encoded by the coding sequence ATGCAATTTCAAAAGAAGGATCCGCGCGCGACGATCGTCACCAAGTTCGGCGAGATTAAGATCCGCTTCTATCCCGACGATGCCCCGCGCCACGTCGAGAATTTCATCAATCTGGCCAAGATGGGCTTCTTCGACGGCACGACCTTCCACCGCGTCGTCCCCGGCTTTCTCATCCAGGGCGGCGACCCCTTCAGCAAGAGCCCCGACCGTACGACGCACGGCACCGGCGGCCCCGGCTACTTTCTGACCCCCGAGCCGAGCGATCGCCCGCACAAACGCGGCGCCGTTTCGATGGCGAAGATGCCGCGCGAAAGCAACAGCACGCGCGACTTCAACGACAACGGCTCGCAGTTTTTTATTTGCGTGGGAGATAACAGCGGACTGGACCGGCGCTACACCGTGTTCGGGGAAATCTTTCGCGGCATCGAAGTTCTGGATAAGATCGTCGCCGCCGCCCGCGACGCCGCCGACAACCCGATTGAGCCGATCACGATGACCGTGACGGTAAAAGAATAG